The following is a genomic window from Solanum stenotomum isolate F172 chromosome 4, ASM1918654v1, whole genome shotgun sequence.
TTAAACCACATACTTGTCCCAAAACGATGTTCAGCTACTCAGAAATCACAGAGAACAATTTAGCAGCAAGAATTTACCTCAACTCTAGTTGTTTCATCTTTATTTCCTCTGGAGTAAGAGAAGGCCTTGGTGCCTCACCTTTCTTGGCACTGGCAGGTACCTAGGTAAATTTTAATAATCATTGAATTATCGAAGCAAACTATAATAGCCACATTTAAACATCTTTATGAAACTCATTAGGAAACAGTAACCACAACATATATTTAGTTAGTGAACTAAGAAACTTAATGCAGGAATCTGAAATTTCCATACCATTGGTGTTTCATCTATGTCTGGGTCACTTTCATGCTCTACAACCCAATTTACAGCAGCCTCCAAGCTGGCATTGCCTGTATCCAAATTCACAGGCATAAACAATTAAATGCCTTGAATTTTAATAGATGAAACAGAGAGGAACCTCGCACAGGCAACAACGTGGTCAACAGTCACATACAGAATTGGGAGATCGACATCATAGTAGAATTGGAATTCAGCTCCCACCCTCCCCCTCCTCCTCCCCCCCTTCTTGAGTATTAACAGGCTAAGCTTTCTCAGCTCAGTCCAGTACTACAAAATGGTAGTTGGTTTGGCTGAGAATGGACCATTTAGGAGCTCTAGAGATCTATTTCTATATGTATTCAAGAGTCTtgattttttacaaaataattacATCGGTCACCTGAATGCATCATagatggatttttttttgaataatttctcATCTCCAATAGATGTAGGGACAATCATAAGGATGAAGATTCTCATCCACAAAAATACTCACCGGAAAAGTGGAGTGCCCGGATAGCCCTAGCTTTGGAAAATCCCATTGTCTCAAGTTCCGATAGCAGGTTTTGGTCAACTTCGGGAACAACCATTTCTGGCCAAAAAAAAGTACATTAGTACCAATGTATCCAcatataaacaataaaaataaaggattGATCAGATGTTTATTCCTCATTTGACCAAATATTTAACTGTAAATTTTGGGTTTCATAGTTCTTCCCTATTAGAGTTGGATCATAAGCACCTTACACTTGCAAATTCTAGATCTACATAAAGAGCTAGTTTGATGAATCAAAGAGGCAAACATATGAAAACCCCCCTCCATCCTGACTTGTCTAGATGTTGTAATTCCTCTCAAATGTTCATAGTACTTCTATCTCCCCACCCCTGGTCCTCAATATTGACAGTCCAAGGGTATTTTATCCATCTAAACTAGCTCATAAAATAAAACTACTGAAAAAAAGAACATTCTTTTCAAAAGGGAAGTGGAATTTACAGTAAATAATCTTTATTTCGTCATATGTATTTCATGGAAAAGAATTAACACTCTCCTAAATCCTCCATGACCTATTTGTAGTACATCATCTAAGTCCTAGTACAAATAGCTTTCCCCAAAAACaattaaagaggaaaagaaaCACCTTTCCTGTTCTCATAAGCCTCACCCAACTAGCAAATCTCATATGTAAAAAATAAGATTATCTAGCAACTATATTGAAACTTAAAAGACCAAAATCTGCGACAACAATGAATTACTACCTTCATGCTGGCCAGTACCACTGTCATCACCAACCCCTGCCATGTCTTCATCATCGTCGGCCTTTGCTTTTGGCACCTCCAAGCTGATTGGCTTCACTCCCTCTGCTGTCTTGTCCGTAAATTCTGTGTGCCCAGTTCTCTTGGTGTGCAAATCACTCTCCTTCAAACATCAAATTCACAGAAAGCTACATTGTCAAGCTATTTCAACAGTTAAATCGTCATTACAGCAAAAATAAACTCTTCATATTTCAATCAGAAGTTTTTACAGCTTAGTTTGCGTATTTTAACTTCTGGCGAACTATCTCCACCCAAATTCACACAAATAGCAATATAATATACTACACTAAGCACCTGAGTGGATCCACCCTTCTATTCGTCCTTTTTATAACTGGGAATTCTACTgttttcatcttcaaaacttGGTGGATAATGAATCTGCCCCTCTACCTGTCTCATTTAACTACCAGACTTGGTTCACATATGTTGTACTACACAGAGGAGTACGTACTGCTTTAGTTACAGGTTCAACCAAACCCAGTTAACTTGGCTCAGACCCTACATATGTGTTAAAAGGATTgctaaataattacatattattaataGGTTTCAAAACTTGGTAAATCAAATGGGCTGTGCTAGAATGCCGAACTCAAAAACCATAATATTCAAGTCCAGAATCCACCTTTGGTACAATCTTTATCATCGGATCAAAGTTGTGGGTGCCATGGGTGTATCCAATCTTACGCAGCTAAAATATATAAAGCCTGCATCCATGTCACAATGGAGGAGCAGTAACTTCTAGAGGCAGATATACAAGGTAAGATATGAGCTCGACCCAATTCAGTAGCTTTAGTCCAAACCCATgttaaaaattttctttttattttatgactGAGGTGTCCGggcacctcaactaatttcacTACATACCTACCACCTCCAGCCTCCCACCAGCTCTAGTACCTTTATCCACCAAGGTCCTCCAAGGCTTTGAAAGCTGGGAAGAAACCACCTAGTACTATTCCAGGATCGAAACCAGGCTCTCATAGTTAAAAATCATCACAAACATCAAATTTGGAACCCAATTACTCAAATTATCAATAATTAcctaaaattcataataaagttcaaatcttggATCGACCTTGGCGTACTCTAGAGCTACAATAACTACTCCTTAGGATCCATCAATTTGAACTACAAATCATTAAAACTCTATTCGTAGCTACAGATAATCAACAAAAGGGGCAAATTTTTTTTACCGTTTTGGAGCGGCAAGGCTTGCCGCAAGCAGTACAGACGAGATTTAGAACAGCTTCAGTAGATTCAGAGAAGTTAGCATGGGAGGTAACTTCAGCATGTTCTTGTGCTTCTTCTACAGATTTGAAAAGAGTTCCACAATCACCACACTGCAGTGATACACCTGACATTGCTGCAACACTGATAATTCAATTGAACTGTACTGAATTGCGATTTGATAAACACAAAAACGAGATCTATATAGAGTATCTTATTTTCTGATTGTTTTCCTTGAATCGTCTTCAATGGGGTTTGGTGTCCATTGTTGGTAGGAGACGAAAAGGTTTATTCTATTTATTGGTTTTATATGTGTGCGGTGAAGAATTGggatttgaaagtaaatttgtagttatctaggagttgttttattttttctaatcatGTATTCTTACTTATCTGTCATGTAAGTTGTGATAGACTATATATATGTCGTTATTATGTTATTTCGTATAAACTCAATTCATATCAAATTGTTTTGTGGGAATCATCATGAAATTAGTCATTAGTCCTCCTTTCTCACGTAAAAGTGATCAGAATTTGAGCACTTCCTTTGCTATATTCGCTTTTTCGCAACCGAGAAAAGCGATCAAAATTCAAATGTACATCCCTTTATTTTACGTAAAAGTGATCAAAAATTGAACACTTTCTTTGCTACATCCCCTTTCTCGTgtaaaaacaatcaaaattcgAACAATTTCTTTGCTACACCCCCTTTTTCATGAGAATTCAAACACTTACGATGTTACAACTGATAAAAATCATTGTTTTAGACCATCGTATTCCGATCAAaaactttatttcttaaaaggATTTAATCCACACATCTTGTTTATAATTGGAAATTCCAAATCTTTTATCACCATGAGAGATTAACACACACTAAAGAGAGAAATTAACAATGGGTGACCTCAATTCTTGTTTGTACTGACAACTAGAATGTTGTTCATATATGTTCCCATAGTTTAGCAAAAGTACATCAATAAGGTTTGTATTGACAAAGGAGACTTCAAAGATCTCCCCACTTTTAACAACAACATTAGAGAGCTGGAGTATGCctccccctctctctctctctcttgacAATCGTCGACTGTAATGAGACCTTCTTCAAAGGTAAAACTCTGCATGGACGTGTTGAAAAACAAGTTATTACTCGTGAATAAGAATGAAGAGAACGCAAAAGTTGAACCAAGTTAGGATAACCTTTCAATGCTTGTTAGGAACTACAACAGAAATGCCAGCAGATCAGGGTGAGGTTTGTTATTAGGCACAGGTAAGGGGAgtgataataaaaaatttaagggGGGACATCAGCATCATTTCCGCATAGGCGGAAAGCAAACATTGAACTTCTGTTTTACACTATACTCTAATATGATGTTTTTAAGCCAGATGAACCTATTTTGGCATCCTTCATTTGTATTGAGGTAAATTCAATAAAGTAGAGGAAGAGGTTTTTACTATACCATATGTCCTAGGATTTTCGACTATTCTTTTCTTCAATGCCTGACTTTGAAAACCTTTGTCTAAGGACCTGCATAACTTCCTCCAGTTTTACTCCTCTAAGAGAAAGCAAAACCATGGCATGATACAAGACATCTGCCATCTCAGAGGCAGTCCGACCATTAGCCTCGTTTTGCTCCAGAGTTCGGCATAACTCATCAGCCTCTTCTCTGCAAaatgtgaagaaaaaaaaatcagaagaaAACTATAATACCCATCAAGCCCAATTATTAACCCAGATATGTATGTGCTATAAAGGAGTAGAGAAAACTAGTTTCCTGAAGATCAGTAACTGATAGATCAAGTATGTCAAGCAAGATACCGAATTTTGGAGCAAAGCAACTTGTCATCAAGCAACAATCGCTTTGTCCATGAAGGTTTTCCATTTGAAGAGCTAGATGTTTCTGCCTTCCTTTGGTTGATTGTAGATTCTAATGCGTATAAAGTCGTCAAAGCCAGCTCGTTTTTCTCAACCTAGCACAGCTACTACATCTTAGGCAGGTTCAAATAGACCATTTTCCAATAGAAAAGCCGAGCTATTTTTCATTGAATTCATGAGAtgattaaaatttcttttagaAAGGTAATATAAAGATGATGAAAAAAACTTAACACCTGACAGAATGCAACTAACCTCTGGATTTTTCAGAAGTTCATCAACTGGCGTGTAATAACATGTCTCTGACCCCGTGTGGCATGTTGGACCATCAGGCTTCCCAAGATATATTATCTGATAGGTAGTTTTGATTATCATTTCAGTAAAAAAGCACACGGAATCAAAGGCACAATTTAATTATCAAAAGGGATTCTAAAAACTTACAGAATCACGATCACAATCAAGAAAGACATCaaaaacattaataaaattattggatGTCTCTCCCTTTGTCCATAAAGATGACCGTGACCGGCTATAAAATGTTGCTTTACGTGATGAGATTGTTGTTGACAAAGCCTCTCTGTTTGCAAACCCTTGCATTAAGACTGCTCCTGTATCAACATTTTGGGCTATAGCAACCGCAAGGCCTTTGTCGTCCCATTTGACATGATCTAGTAAGAAATCAACCTGAAGTACTGTTAtcagaaaagagaaaacaaGAGACAAAGGGAAGGTGATACAATGTGTTCATCCTTCCAGGTCAGTAAATAGAACACATTTCAACTAGCCTTTGCAGGGAAGGTGTTGTTGTATAGTCCAAAGAGCAAGGCACTGCACGTCACCAGAAGTGCACCAATAAACCATCAGTTGCAAAGTGCAACAGAAAAAAACAACTCACTTCAAGAGAGATCAAAATGACAGATGAAAAGCCCGCGATCTTTTTCTACTTTGCTTGCTTTTCTTTTCCAGACATGTAAAATTCTGGCACAGTGCACATCATAGACACCTAACTTAGTCGATATCTAATAGCTTGTCACATTCTCTAAAGAAGAATGTGTTGTCTAATGTTCTAGCTAAATCAAGTCTTGTTATTATAAACAAATATGGAGTAACTTGAACcatgaaatcttgaattttcttAGTCTAAATTTTGGGAATTTAGACCTAGCATACAAGACGGAAAAATTGAGCACTTGGACTAGATATATaagtcaaaatttgattttgattattgatttagaTTCCTTAGGTCATGTGTAACCCGATAATGATGATGTGGCAACTAGCATCCAAACGCAACTCAACAATGAACAAATTATTAGGCCTCTATGAAAGACTTAAAGAGAGATCAAAATGATATACAAGGAACTCAACGATCATTTTTACTACCCTAGCCTTTAAAAAATATCCACCATAATGGACACAGTACGCGCGCCTGATTATATCTGATGTATTTataaactacaaattcattcacAAACAAGCTAAACATAATTGACAGGTATCCCGTGGAACTAGTCAAGGCACGCTTTGGCCAGGACACCACGGTTAGCAATATATATACCATAATTGACACAAAATGCACCTGATTATATCTGATGTATTAATAAACCACAAACTCATCCATAGACAAGCTAAACATAATTGGCACGTATCACGTGGAACTAGTCGAGGTGCCCAAAAGCTAGCCCGGACACCAGGTTTATCTATATACATATACCACAACTGACACAGGATGCACCTGATTATATCTGACGAATCAAAataaactacaaattcattcatACACAAGCTAAAGTAATTAATAAGTATCTCGATGAATTAGTCGAGCTGCACGAGAGCTGTCCAGCACGCCACGTTTATCAAATATATACCATAATTAACACAGGATGCATCTGATTACATCTGATCAATCAAataaactacaaattcattcataaacGAGCTAAACATAGataatcctaaacccaaaaaacaaaaaaaatgtggcTTCTATATCAATTAACAAACTTTGATAAACAACATTAACGCGCCATTTGAGCTCATACCTTTGCTTCAAGAGAGGTATCTTCATGAGATTTTTTCATACATGTCACTACATTACGTCGATTCAAGGTCAAAGTTCCGCTTGAACGAATACGA
Proteins encoded in this region:
- the LOC125863161 gene encoding histidine biosynthesis bifunctional protein hisIE, chloroplastic, producing the protein MSISYSPCFQPLKVFSRSNRIRSSGTLTLNRRNVVTCMKKSHEDTSLEAKVDFLLDHVKWDDKGLAVAIAQNVDTGAVLMQGFANREALSTTISSRKATFYSRSRSSLWTKGETSNNFINVFDVFLDCDRDSIIYLGKPDGPTCHTGSETCYYTPVDELLKNPEVEKNELALTTLYALESTINQRKAETSSSSNGKPSWTKRLLLDDKLLCSKIREEADELCRTLEQNEANGRTASEMADVLYHAMVLLSLRGVKLEEVMQVLRQRFSKSGIEEKNSRKS